A stretch of the Ptiloglossa arizonensis isolate GNS036 chromosome 1, iyPtiAriz1_principal, whole genome shotgun sequence genome encodes the following:
- the LOC143153566 gene encoding uncharacterized protein LOC143153566 has product MADETQDKTEGRKIEKGYTKRGNHAIDPVTSDRICKEVIQREKMCQRDWPRKYEHLGGEFFKKVLTEECRKKGLPADTSERKPPEDVIKRSPILLKPSPAIPRTTSGMVGLRSSRSEYNLEFTGPWYMSPKWTIEPPMAPGEFRVDQQRFIFLG; this is encoded by the exons ATGGCGGACGAGACGCAGGATAAAACCGAGGGTAGAAAAATCGAGAAGGGCTACACGAAACGTGGAAACCACGCGATAGATCCAGTCACTTCCGATAGAATTTG CAAAGAGGTAATCCAGCGGGAGAAGATGTGCCAACGCGATTGGCCCCGAAAGTATGAACATCTGGGcggtgaattttttaaaaag GTGCTGACCGAGGAATGCAGAAAGAAGGGACTTCCGGCGGACACCTCCGAACGCAAACCACCGGAAGATGTAATTAAGCGTTCACCGATTCTCTTGAAACCGTCGCCGGCCATTCCCAGAACGACATCCGGAATGGTGGGCCTTCGATCATCTCGTTCGGAATACAATCTCGAGTTCACAGGCCCCTGGTACATGTCACCGAAATGGACGATCGAACCGCCAATGGCACCCGGCGAATTTCGTGTTGACCAGCAAAGATTCATCTTTCTCGGTTAA
- the L(3)72dn gene encoding UTP4 small subunit processome component l(3)72Dn, translating to MSTCKVHNIRFYNLEPRSVTCFSYESKTRKLALARNDNSIEVWNVGNAPFVEFTIAGHPENSIESILWIGPRLFSTGLHGMIAEYDLTTLSIKNEIAVTGCAAWCMDVNHEKTCLAVGTEEGYINTFTVTSDTLIYERIFDKQNGRILCIKWDNTGEMIYTGSADTIRVWNAISGHAVHKMTTSRKEAKKETIIWCLEVTDDNVIISGDSRGCLSFWDPHIGTLIESHESHTADILAVTLSHDTNVVYCAGVDPVVRSFCKIITKSTGKPQWVKGIERRLHAHDVRALVDADGKLYSAGVDGYLAQSSYPPKILVKYPPLLQLPCATVCTKSRCILLRYTNFLELWRLGSPAKVSPETVHPGMFHQLEEEPIKLLELKTKRDENIISCAINKDSKTIVYSTDSHVRVFNFDVIEGDAQLSKNDKDIFATKIQKMLFSPNGKLFVTINNDGKKNTVTLYKVKKKHLWYLGSFHTNKESIVNVGLMCFSPDSKYFVCADRQGNIAVYNISETETTDTPMAWLLPKYSCPPTAMAVQKDTLNLVVVYSDHKIVEYNIVQRQYTQFSNNLQSRLPKQWLARSYPITNIIFDSRNENIIIMHDDSTVYVINKLNELPEKQVKIPRRENGEFTEDSSSGLSSQSQQAFQVLKKYKHLVYLDWLSDEEMVAVEVNPISLTEKLPPTLKQKWFGM from the exons ATGTCAACTTGTAAAGTACATAATATTAGGTTTTATAACCTTGAACCCCGATCTGTTACTTGTTTTTCATATGAATCAAAAACAAGGAAGTTAGCACTGGCGAG AAATGATAATTCGATTGAAGTTTGGAATGTTGGAAATGCACCTTTTGTGGAATTTACAATAGCTGGTCATCCAGAAAACTCTATAGAGAGCATTCTCTGGATCGGTCCAAGATTATTCTCGACTGGTCTTCATGGCATGATAGCAGAGTATGATTTAACAACACTATCTATTAAAAATGagattgcagttactggttgtGCTGCTTGGTGTATGGATGTTAACCATGAAAAAACATGTTTAGCTGTTGGGACAGAAGAAGGATATATCAACACATTTACTGTAACTTCCGATACTTTAATATATGAAAGGATCTTTGATAAGCAAAATGGAAGAATTCTGTGTATTAAATGGGATAATACTGGAGAAATGATTTATACAGGATCTGCAGACACGATCAGGGTATGGAACGCTATATCAGGTCATGCGGTTCATAAAATGACAACTTCTAGAAAGGAAGCCAAAAAGGAAACCATTATTTGGTGTTTAGAAGTTACAGACGATAATGTTATAATTTCTGGAGATTCGCGTGGATGTTTGTCATTTTGGGATCCTCACATAGGAACATTAATCGAATCTCATGAAAGTCATACTGCTGATATATTAGCTGTTACATTATCTCACGACACAAATGTTGTATATTGTGCTGGTGTTGATCCTGTAGTAAGaagtttttgtaaaataattacgaAATCTACCGGGAAACCACAATGGGTAAAAGGAATCGAAAGGAGGTTGCATGCTCACGATGTAAGAGCTTTAGTAGACGCGGATGGAAAATTATATTCAGCGGGTGTAGATGGGTATCTAGCACAATCAAGTTATCCTCCTAAAATCCTTGTTAAATATCCACCATTGCTTCAACTACCATGTGCTACTGTTTGTACAAAGTCTAGATGTATTCTATTACGATATACAAATTTTCTTGAATTATGGAGGCTTGGTTCTCCGGCAAAGGTATCTCCTGAAACCGTACATCCTGGTATGTTTCATCAATTGGAAGAAGAACCTATAAAACTGTtagaattaaaaacaaaaagagaTGAGAACATTATCTCTTGCGCTATTAACAAAGACTCTAAAACAATAGTATATTCAACGGATAGTCACGTTAGAGTTTTTAACTTTGATGTAATCGAAGGAGATGCACAATTGTCAAAAAATGACAAGGATATTTTTGCAActaaaatacagaaaatgttGTTCAGTccaaatggaaaattatttgtaacaattaataatgatggaaaaaaaaatactgtaacATTATATAAAGTGAAGAAGAAACATTTGTGGTATCTTGGTTCTTTTCACACAAACAAAGAATCCATTGTAAACGTTGGACTTATGTGTTTTTCTCCCGATAGTAAATATTTCGTATGTGCAGATCGTCAAGGTAACATTGCTGTATATAATATTAGCGAAACTGAGACTACCGACACACCTATGGCATGGTTATTGCCTAAGTATAGCTGCCCACCAACAGCTATGGCTGTGCAAAAAGATACTCTAAATTTAGTTGTCGTATATTCTGATCACAAG ATCGTTGAATACAACATTGTACAAAGACAGTATActcaattttcgaataatttacaaagtCGGCTGCCAAAGCAATGGCTGGCACGGTCGTACCCGataacaaatataattttcgattcacgaaacgagaatattataataatgcACGACGATTCAACAGTATACGTAATCAACAAATTGAACGAGTTACCAGAAAAGCAAGTTAAAATTCCAAGACGTGAGAACGGCGAATTTACGGAAGACAGTAGTTCAGGCTTAAGCTCGCAGTCTCAACAAGCATTTCAAGTTCTTAAAAAGTACAAG CACCTCGTCTACTTGGACTGGTTGAGCGATGAAGAAATGGTGGCGGTCGAAGTGAATCCGATATCTTTGACGGAGAAGTTACCACCGACTCTCAAGCAGAAATGGTTCGGAATGTAA